Proteins encoded in a region of the Triticum dicoccoides isolate Atlit2015 ecotype Zavitan chromosome 3A, WEW_v2.0, whole genome shotgun sequence genome:
- the LOC119267183 gene encoding ectonucleotide pyrophosphatase/phosphodiesterase family member 1-like isoform X2 produces the protein MATTESDRHDSAPPTANPQSHSELELPPMAAPPISGHPHSPGDSPLPTDALLAHPQAPSAPAPQPPXXXXXXIILTAALAVSTSYLLLLRPPFSAVSAAAASTASFARPLSRLPKPVVLLVSSDGFRFGYHHKAPTPHIRRLIANGTSAAEGLIPVFPTLTFPNHYSIVTGLHPSSHGIINNFFPDPVSGDEFNMGSHQPKWWLGEPLWVTAADQGVRASTFFWPGSEVKKGSWDCPDKYCRHYNGSVPFEDRVDAVLGYFDLPADEMPQFLTLYFEDPDHQGHQVGPDDPAITDAVTHIDEMIGRLIAGLEARGVFEDVNIILVGDHGMVGTCDQKLLFLEELAPWIEVKADWVLSRTPLLAIRPPDGVSPAEVVAKMNEGLSSGKVKNGQYLKMYLKEDLPSRLHYSESYRIPPIIGLVAEGYKVEMEVSKKNECGGAHGYDNAFFSMRTIFIAHGPRFEEGKIVPSFLNVEIYNVIASILSLKPAPNNGSSSFPGTVLLPSE, from the exons ATGGCGACTACAGAGTCAGATCGACACGATTCCGCCCCACCTACCGCAAACCCCCAAAGCCACAGTGAGCTCGAGCTTCCCCCAATGGCAGCCCcgcccatctccggccacccccatTCCCCCGGCGACTCGCCGCTCCCCACCGACGCCCTCCTCGCGCACCCCCAAGCCCCCTCCGCCCCCGCGCCCCAGCCCCC NNNNNNNNNNNNNNNNNTCATCATCCTCACCGCCGCCCTCGCCGTCTCCACctcctacctcctcctcctccgcccgcccTTCTCCgccgtgtccgccgccgccgcttccACCGCGTCCTTCGCGCGGCCGCTGTCCAGGCTCCCGAAGCCGGTGGTCCTCCTCGTATCCTCCGACGGCTTCCGCTTCGGCTACCACCACAAGGCCCCCACCCCGCACATCCGCCGCCTCATCGCCAATGGCACCTCCGCCGCCGAGGGCCTCATCCCCGTCTTCCCCACCCTCACATTCCCCAACCACTACTCCATCGTCACCGGCCTCCACCCTTCCTCCCACGGCATCATCAACAACTTCTTCCCCGACCCCGTCTCGGGGGACGAATTCAACATGGGCTCCCACCAGCCCAAGTGGTGGCTCGGGGAGCCCCTCTGGGTCACCGCCGCCGACCAGGGGGTCCGGGCCTCCACCTTCTTCTGGCCGGGCTCGGAGGTGAAGAAGGGCTCCTGGGACTGCCCCGACAAGTATTGCCGCCACTATAATGGCTCTGTGCCATTTGAGGACAGGGTTGACGCCGTCCTTGGTTACTTTGATCTCCCGGCTGATGAAATGCCGCAGTTTCTGACACTGTACTTTGAGGATCCAGATCACCAGGGCCACCAGGTCGGTCCTGATGACCCAGCCATCACTGATGCTGTGACGCATATTGACGAGATGATCGGGAGGCTCATTGCTGGTTTGGAAGCTAGGGGGGTGTTCGAGGATGTGAACATTATATTGGTTGGGGATCATGGGATGGTTGGGACCTGCGACCAGAAGCTACTGTTTCTCGAGGAATTGGCTCCATGGATTGAGGTGAAGGCTGATTGGGTTCTGTCGAGGACACCATTGCTGGCAATCAGGCCGCCAGATGGTGTATCCCCGGCAGAGGTCGTGGCCAAGATGAATGAAGGGCTGAGCTCTGGGAAGGTGAAGAATGGGCAGTATCTGAAGATGTACTTGAAGGAGGATTTGCCTTCTCGCCTGCATTACTCGGAAAGCTATAGGATACCACCAATTATTGGGCTGGTAGCTGAAGGTTATAAGGTGGAGATGGAAGTATCAAAGAAAAATGAGTGTGGAGGGGCGCATGGGTATGACAATGCCTTCTTCTCAATGAGGACCATATTCATCGCACACGGGCCTCGTTTCGAAGAGGGTAAAATTGTGCCCTCCTTTCTGAATGTGGAGATATACAATGTCATTGCTTCCATTCTCAGTTTGAAGCCAGCTCCAAACAATGGCTCCAGTTCTTTCCCTGGAACAGTTCTTTTGCCGAGTGAATGA